TGATCTCATCTATAAATTGCCATTTATAATCGCCCTGCTTTCCCTgacatacatatattttgaaagtagaatATCGGTCCTTTGAAAGAGCTTGACAGTTCTTTACAAAGTTATGTATAGCATTAGCATGTgtgctgcgtgctaagttgcttcatttgtgtctgaatctttgtgatcctatagactgtagcccaccaggctcctctgtccatgggatttcccaggcaagaacgctggagtggttgccacttccGCCTCAAGGGGatctccagcccagggattgaccccatgtctcttaggtttcctgcactggcaagcaggttctttaccactagcaccacctgggaagcccctagtatTAGTATATAACgcagcaactccactcctgggcatatacccaagagaaaagaaaatgtgtttcctCAGAAAGGGTGGTATAACAGTGTTTACAGCAGCACTATCCCTAACAGCTAAAAAGCGAACACAACTCAAGAGTCTTTCAACTGAGGAATGGGCAAACTAAACATAATGGAATATCACGCAACCACAGAAAGGAATAAAGCACTCAAGTGTGCTGTAATACGACAAACCTCGAAAACACTGCGCTACACGAAAGAAGCCACATTTAAGAGCCCACGTTATCTGATCTCTATTATGCAAAATGTCTCATCAGGCAAATCCATACAGAGAGAAAGATGAACGGTTTCTTAGGGCTGGGGGTGGAATAGGGAATTGGGAGTGACTTCCGGTGTGTACAGATTTCTTGTTTAAAACATCGGAATATCATCGCTTTACAACGCtgtgttagtttccgctgtacagcagtgtgaatcagccatgtgtacgCACGTATCGCCTCCCTCGTGAGCCTCTCGCCTCTCATCCCGCTCCACCAGGTCCTCACAGAGcacggagctgagctccctgcgccaCACAGCACATCCACACCAGCACCTGTCCTGCTCAGGATGCTGTGTATACGTCCACGCTGCTCTCTccgttcatcccaccctcccctttgcCCCGCTGCGCCCACAAGTCCGTcctctacgtctgcatctctcTTCCTCCGCTGGAAATAGGTTCACCTgcaccattttcctagattccatatgcatgcCTTAATGCACAACATGTGTTTCTCTTCTTCTGATTCACTTCGCTCTGTACGACAGACTCTCGGTTCATCCAGATCACGACAAATGACCTGGTTTGGTTCCTTTTCGTGGCTGACGtctgcaccacatcttctttctccaCCACTTGTCTCGGTGGTGACGAAAACGTCCTGGAATCAGATAATGGTATTGGTTGCACAACGCTGTGAATGTGCTAGATAGCCACTGAGTCATACATTTTCAAAGGATGAAGTGCATGCTGGGTGAACATCAAGTGCTGACAACTTGAGTTCTCCACCGTGCCCCTAGCTGGTCAGCCTCAGGACCCACGCAGAGTTCTACGGAAAGCGGCCTGGACCTCCCTGTTCCGCAGGCAGTAGATGACCGGGTTGCACATGGGCGTGGCCACCGTGTAGATGACCGACAGCACCTTGTTGAGGTCCATGGCTTCCATGCGGCTGGGGCGGGCGTAGATGAAGAGAGTGGCCGAGTAGAAGATGCCCACCACCACCAGGTGGGAGGcgcaggtggagaaggccttgCGCCGGGCGGCGGCCGAAGGCATGCGGAGCACAGCCCTGGCAATGGCCACATAGGAGGCTATGGCCACCAGGAGGGAGCCCCAGAGGATGAAGATGGCCGAGAGGAAGTCCACCAGCTCCGTCAGGGCCACGTGGGTGCAGGACAGGTTGAGCAGCGGGGAGACgtcacagaagaagtggttgAGGACGTTGGGGCCGCAGTAGGACAGGCTGGCGATGCACGCTGTCTTGACCACCGAGaccagcagcccaccaagccACGACGTCCCGGCCAAGCCCAGGCAGACCTGGGGCCGCATGAGCAGTGGGTAGTGCAGTGGGCGGCAGATGGCCACGTAGCGGTCACAGGCCATGGAGGCCAGGAGGGCACACTCTGTGCAGATGAGGGAAATGAAGAAGAAGAGCTGGGCCATGCAGGCTGGGAAGGGCACGTGGCAGGGTCCTGTCCACAGCCCCGCGAGCAGGCTGGGCATGGTCACGGACACGTAGCACAGCTCCAGGCAGCTCAGGTTGcccaggaagaagtacatgggctTGTGGAGCTCAGTGTGGCTGCAGACGAGGAAGACGATGAGGGCGTTCTCCAGGAGGGCCAGCAGGTAGAGGGTCAGGAAGACGGCAAACAGGACTTCCCTTGTTTCTGGGCTCGTGGACAAGCCCAGCAAGACGAATTCCTGGACCCTCGTCATGTTGCCCAACTCCAGGGACCCCTCCATCTAAGCACAAAACACACTGCAAAGTGGTTCACAAATGTGTCTCTGTACCCCTGGCCACAGCCAGATCCAAGCCATCACACCACTTGAGTAAATGAGACCCCCTCTTCTCTGGCCTCCCTGATCCCACTCTTGCTGCTACAATCCTCCAAGAAGTAGCTCACAGAGCCTTTGAAAAACAGTCTCTAGGGTCGCTCCTCTGCTTAAAGCTTTTCACCTCTCCCCCGTTATTCTTAGAATAAACCTCATGTTCCGCATCGAACTTTGCCAGTTGCTTcaggttttttttggggggcggggggtgcgaTGAAGAGagcttttttcaaaattaatcttTTATTGGAGTAGACTCGCCTTAcactgctgtgttagtttctatcgtccaacaaagtgaatcagccatgcgTGTACAGACCCTCCCTCCGCTTGGACGTCCCTCCCAGTCAGCTCACCGCAGAGCACTGATAGAGTTCCCCGCGCTATGCAGTGGGTTCTGCTCACTTGTCTGTCTTACACACAGTACCAATAGTGGACGTGTGTCAACCCCAGCCTCCCAATTCCTCCTGCCCCACCACTCCACATGTCCCTTTGGTGTGCACACGTTTGTGCTCTGTCTGTCTCTATCTCTGCTCTGCAAATACGATCATCTGTGCCACTTCCCTAGATTCCACGTACGCATGTTAATATGCGATACTTGTTGTCCCCGTCCTGGCTTACTGCACTCTGCACagcagtctctaggttcatctccACAAGTGGCCCTATCTCACTCCTTGCCATGACCGAGTACTATtccatctgtatgtgtgtgcctcaccttctttatccatccccCGTCGAGACACTTGTGTTGCTTCCATGTAGCGCCTGTTGCTGCAATGGACACTGGGGGGTGCACATATATCCTGAATTATGTTTTCCTctgggtgtatgcccaggagtgggattgctgggtcatatggtagctctatttttgtttttttaaggaaacgccatactgttttcccagtggctgtatcagttttaACTCACGTCATGGTTCCTCTTCTTCCATCTATCAAAGCCCTACAGGGACGCTTCCATTTCCTCAAATGTTGCAAGGTCCTGCCAGCCTTAAAGAATTCCCACATGTAGTCCCTTTTGTCTGGGATACTTTCTCCCCCTTCTTGCTTTTCCCATTTCTGGGAATCCTAGACATCTTTGGCATAATTTTTCAATGTCTTGTCTTcagataggaaaagaaaggaaaatgaagtcactcagtcgtgtccgactctttgcgaccccatggactgtagactaccaggcttctctgtccatggaattttccaggcaagaatactggagtgggttgccatttccttctcctggagatcttccagacccagggattgaacccaggtcttccgcattgtaggcagatgctttactgtctgagccatcagggaagtccagataACCCTTCCTTAAGAAATTCTCTATCAAACtgtgtgtctttattttctaTCCGCATATTACAAACCAActgttatcattttaaattacTTGTATGCTTGTTCAGTTATTCAGTGTCTCGCCAACTGGGCTGCAAGCCTGGAGGAAGGAGCTAGGTCTGTCTCACTCAGAACTCTACCCTGGAGACCCGGCAAAAGAGCACGTCGCCTGGTACATTATAAGTACTCAGTACGTGTTTATTTAATGTGTGATGGATTGAGGGTGGATTTAAGGGCACCACATCTTCTAGGAGGTGCAGAAGCCCAGGATGGGGGTGGTGGCTGGGAGCACCTGATCTCGGCCTCGGTGACTGTGTCTTCAGGTTCTGGTGGTTGTTGATTTGGAAGGGAGTTGACACAGTGTGGGCAGAAGAATACACACCCTGAGTCAGGATTCCCGCCTTGTCTGCTCATGCCATCCCGGAAACGTTTCGGGAGCATCGACATGTGCTCCGCCCAGTACAGAGTGGGCGTGAAGACGAACAGGCACGGCCTGTCTAGTAGGAGTTCTCTCTGCGTGTGAGCGCatgcgtgtgttagtcactcagtagtgtccagctccttgtgatcccgtggactatacccgccaggctcctctgtccatgggatttcccagaatactggagtggattgcccttttcctcctgcagggatcttcccgacccagggttcggacccaggtctcctgcactgcaggcagattctttcacgctaagccaccagggaagcccagctttctATCTAAGTATCCCTTATTGGCtaaacttgggcaagttacctaacctgTCCTACCCTCAATAgactttcaagggaaaaaaagaagatatatgtaATTAGCTTCATCTCAGATGATCTAATATCTGCATCGTTAACTAAAGTCAGATAGACCTGGATCTGAACATTCAACCTTCCATTAAATAGCTGTGTCCatttggtcgcaaagagttggacatgacttagcaactgaacgacaatgaCTGAATAGCCATGAGATTTAGCCAAGCTATAGGTTCTCGTAAAACCTCATATGCAAGTTGGAGATAATTTTAGTACTTACAGAGTACTCATAGGGTTGCCGTGTATCAAGTCTCTGACACAGGGCACACGACCAGTGTTGTCTGTTAATATTAAACAGTATGCcaggggctttcttggtggtccagtggtccatgcatgcttccactgcaagggggtgtggctttgatccctggtcagggaactaaaatcccacatacagtgtggcccccccaaaaaattaaaactaaataaacagtATGCCATCCAAATATAGGTATCATCTCTCATTAATTATTACTAATGAATAAtaattgagtgaataaatgaataatactaATTAATGGATGATAATGGATAATTATTAATTAACAATTTCCACAGATGCACGCTATTTCATCAGCACAGGCTGCGGCCATTCTGCGAGTGGAGTGTTATGCGCTGTGTTTTGCAGACAAGGAGCTAAAGCTGGGAGAAGTGAAGAGACCTGCTcagggtcgaacctgggtctctctagTCCTGCAGCCAGAGATCATCCCTCTAGACTCTGCCGCTTCTCCACGTGAAATGACTCGCATGTGCTTGAACCTGTCCAAACCGGATTTCAGTCCTGGCTTATTCATGTAACCCATTCTCACAGAGGAAGCACTCATGCACACAGCAGGAGAGGGCAGAAATTTGATGAAGGGGTATCTGTTTGCACAAGGAAGGGCTGGGGAAACCTCTGACATTTTAACTGAGCCTTGAAGGGTTCTGAAAGTTAGAAAACAGATACAGTGATGGGCAACCCAGGGAGAAGGAACAGCTCCAGCAGAGACACAAAGCTGTGACCAGACGTGGACCCAAGTCAGTTAGCTTTGTGGGAACTTCAGCCCTGATTCTCAGCTCCCAGCCCAGCTGTTCCTTTTCCAGCATGCCTGAGTGACATCTTGGTACAACAGAAATAAATCAGGCTTCAGAATCACGTGGACCTGAGGTCCAGCTCCAAATTCTCTATACTTACTGGGATCACATCAAGCATTTTTACttactgaacttcagtttctctgTTCATAAAACAGGAACCATATTTATTATAagtttgtggttgttcagttgctaagttatgtctgcctctttgcaacctcatggactgcagcattccaggcttctctgtcattcactatctcccagagcttgctcaaactcatgtccgttgagtgggtgatgccatccaaccatctcatcctctgtcacccactttctccttttgccttcaatctttcccagcatcagggtcttttcaaatgagctggctcttcatatcaggtggccgaagtactggagattcagcttcagcatcagtccttccaatgaatattctggactgatctcctttaggatggactggtttgatctctttgcagtccaaaggactctcaaaggatttctccaacaccacagttcaaaagcatcagtttttttggCACCCAGTAGCTCAGATAATAAagctccgcctgcaatgcaggaaacccagtttcagtccctgggtcgggaagatccctctggaggaggaaagggatacccactctagtattcttgcctggaaaatcccatggacaggggagcctggtgggctacagcccattgggtcagaaagagttggacatgactgaatgactaacacacacagccttctttatggtccaactctcacatccatacatgaccactggaaaaaccatagccttgactagacggacctttgttggcaaagtaatgtatctcctttttaatatgctgtctccattggccatagctttccttcaaaggagcaagcatcttttaatttcatggctgcagtcaccatctgcagtgattttggagtccaagaaaacagtctgtcaccgtttccacttttcccccatatccttgcaatgaagtgatgggaccagatgccatgatcttagttttttgaatgttgagttttaagccagctttttcactctcctctttcactctcatcaagagcctctttattcttctttataaGTATATCATAGGATTATTTAGAGAATTTATGGAGATAATTCACGGGAGCCACTCAGCAAAGCATCTGACACAGAGTAGTGGCCTGCATGCACCATTTCCTGTCTTACCTTCTTTACATTTCCTTCACTTTGTTCCCCAGCAAATGAAATACCCAGTATCCTTACCTGAAAATCTCGAGTAAGATGAATCAGAATGCATACAGTtaagtctccttccttccttgatgTCTCTGCCTCAGTGACGAGATGGCCAGAGCATCCACTTGGGGACAGAATTTTCAGGAAGGGGCCAGAGGGTTCAGCAATCAGAAGGCAAGGGCATCTCCTTGAATTCATGCCAGCGTGCGGGGAGCTGACCTCGGTCCTGAGCAGGAGTTCCCAGCAGACCCACCGCACACCATAGCCCACCGCATCCTCCAAACTGCGTGTGTCTAGACACTGACAGGGTGCCTTTGTCCTCCCTGCCGACCAGCAGGGAAAACATCTTAAACCAAAGCTGAGGCTCTCTGACACCTCCCTTCCCTGATCTCTGTGGAATTACAGAACCGATGGGaacgtttgtttttttttcctctaagtttCAATTGGACTTGAGGTAAGCAGGCAAAACACCCCGAATTTGCAGTCCGGCTTTAGGCCATATCAGTAAGCGTTCATAGCCTACTGTGTGCTCGAACACGGCCTGTATGCCAGGAACACAAAACCCAACAGATTTCACTTCTGTCGAAGGTCTGCAGTAGAGGTAGGCACGGACGTAGATGAGGACCAGAGCTCGGCAAAGTGGAGAGGAAGCAGACTCGGCTAGTAATGGGGACTTGTAGGGGAGttcgggcttccttggtggctcagaaggtaaagaatctgcctgccaatgcaggagaaccaggttcgatccctgggtcggtaggatcccctggagaaggaaatggcaacccactcctgtatttttgtctggagaattccatggacagatgagcctggtgggctacagtctttggcttcacgaagagtcagacatgattgagagactaacacttaaAAAAACACTACAGcagattttcttaaaaatgtagtAACTGAATTAAAGGTTGAGAAAGACTTCTAAGATTGCCTTCACTCAGCACAAGTCAAGAGACACTTTTTACGCAAGGCAGGCACACAGTAGGTCACGTGTAAGATTCTTTTAAGCACTCTCCTCTTTGTCTTCTGTATAAACTTAGGATTTCTCAGCATATTTTAGCTTACATTATACGTACCCAGGCTATGACCCTGCATAAGTCCCCATAACTAGAACGTCTCTTTCCATAGTCTTGGACGCCTCCTCAGGCCTGGAACACCTAGTTTCCTTTCATAACTGTTATCTTGGCTTATTCTGATCCGTTTACTTGCAATACTCTCCCGTTTCCTTTCCTCCTACAGAAATACGAGTCTTCTCTTTTTGGTTTGTTCACTTTGCCTTGGTCTGACCACACTTCGCAGCATGCAGGAGCTTAGCTTCCCAACTAGGGGTTGAACTTGCACCCTCTGCAATGAAAGCATGGGTTCTCAACTGCTGGAGCACCAGGGATGTCCTCTGAGTCGCCTTTTGAGGCTGAATTATTTGGGAAAGCTACCACTAGCCTCCTTTATCACTGACCCCAGTcatcccttttctttccttcatggaGTTTCAATTGGCAAAGTGTGCCTAACATAATTGACCGCTTGAGCCAGGTAGTggctagttgctaagtcatgtctgactctcacgTCTGATtcttatgaccccgtggactgtagcccagcaggctcctctgtccatgggattctccaggcgagaatgctggagcgggtttccctcctccaggggatcttcccgacccagggatccaacccgcgtcTCCtacatctgctgcactggcaggtgggttcttcaccacaaGCACCACCGGGGAAGACCGAGGTGCTATCCTTGTGTTTTAACAGTTGAGGGCTTGGTATGAATTTTCTACCAATATAAAAAGGTTGGAGAAGTATCAAAAATACTTGAAGCTTTTAATTCTTCCAATTacgaagcaattttttttttggggggggggggtgtgcggcCGTGCCCACAGCTTACaaaatcttagctccctgaccagggattgaactcaggcccaaGGCAATgagagtgccaagtcctaaccactagactgcccgggagttttcaatattttctttttataagaaaTTTGAATCTTATGAaaccatatggcagaaagtgaagaagaactaaagagcttcttgatgaaagtgaaagaggagagtgaaaaagttggcttaaagctcaacattcagaaaacgaagataatggcatctggtcccatcacttcatggcaaatagacggggaaacagtggaaacagtgtcagactttattttttggggctccaaaatcactgcagatggtgactgcagccatgaaattaaaagacacttactccttggaaggaaagttatgaccaatctagacagcatattaaaaagcagagacattactttgccgacaaaggtccatctaatcaaggctatggtttttccagtggtcatgtatggatgtggtgGAGCGTCCAAAGAGCGGTGGCTGTGCGGGTGCAGgagagctgagaggagctactccacgttcaaggtcaggagaggcagtggtgaggagataccccttgtccaaggtaaggagcagtggctgtgctttggtggagcagccgtgaagagataccccacgtccaaggtaagagaaacccaagtaagatggtaggtgttgcggaGGGCATCAGAGGCCAGAAACACTGAAACTATAATCacaaaaaactagtcaatctgatcacatggaccacagccttgtctaactcagtgaaactaagccatgccctgtggggccatcaAAGATGGGCGGgtaatggtggagaggtctgacagaatgtggttcattggagaagggaatggcaaaccacttcagtattcttgccttgagaaccccatgaacagtatgaaaaggcaaaatgataagatactgaaagaggaactccccaggtcggtaggtgcccaatatgctactggagatcagtggagaaataactccagaaagaatgaagggatggagccaaagcaaaaacaatacccagttgtggatgtgactggtgacagaagcaaggtctgatgctgtaaaaagcaatattgcataggaacctggtatgttaggtccatgaatcaagacaagagtgaatgtcgacattctaggaatcagtgaactaaaatggactggaatgggtgaatttaactcagatgaccattacatctactactgtgggcaggaatcccttagaagaaatggagtagccatcatggtcaacaaaagagtc
The genomic region above belongs to Budorcas taxicolor isolate Tak-1 chromosome 18, Takin1.1, whole genome shotgun sequence and contains:
- the LOC128062855 gene encoding olfactory receptor 5-like, with the protein product MEGSLELGNMTRVQEFVLLGLSTSPETREVLFAVFLTLYLLALLENALIVFLVCSHTELHKPMYFFLGNLSCLELCYVSVTMPSLLAGLWTGPCHVPFPACMAQLFFFISLICTECALLASMACDRYVAICRPLHYPLLMRPQVCLGLAGTSWLGGLLVSVVKTACIASLSYCGPNVLNHFFCDVSPLLNLSCTHVALTELVDFLSAIFILWGSLLVAIASYVAIARAVLRMPSAAARRKAFSTCASHLVVVGIFYSATLFIYARPSRMEAMDLNKVLSVIYTVATPMCNPVIYCLRNREVQAAFRRTLRGS